The Stratiformator vulcanicus genome has a segment encoding these proteins:
- a CDS encoding response regulator transcription factor, whose amino-acid sequence MRKRRIMIVDDHPVVRQGLAILINQQPDLEVCAEAASVGEAFKRYTEAVPDLAIIDLSLKDGSGIELIKEIRARNDQAKMLVTSMHDESLFAERVLRAGAKGYVSKQEATSDIIDACRQVLDGRVYLSSTMSDQMLNRIVSGSESGNESIVDSLSDRELEVFEMIGRGITTRQIAAKLELSPKTVETYRENIKAKLNLPNGAALTRHAVQWLLEST is encoded by the coding sequence ATGCGGAAACGACGAATCATGATTGTGGACGACCATCCGGTCGTCCGGCAGGGCTTGGCAATTCTGATCAACCAACAGCCCGACCTCGAAGTATGCGCTGAAGCCGCATCCGTCGGTGAGGCGTTCAAACGATACACGGAAGCGGTTCCGGACCTCGCCATTATCGACCTGTCGCTCAAAGACGGCAGCGGCATTGAACTGATTAAAGAGATTCGAGCTCGCAATGATCAGGCCAAAATGCTCGTGACCTCAATGCACGACGAATCACTGTTCGCCGAACGCGTTCTGCGAGCCGGGGCGAAAGGTTATGTGAGCAAGCAGGAGGCAACGTCCGACATTATCGATGCCTGCCGGCAGGTTCTCGACGGCCGCGTCTACCTTAGCTCGACAATGTCCGACCAGATGCTCAATCGGATCGTCTCCGGCAGTGAAAGCGGCAACGAATCGATCGTCGATTCCCTGTCCGATCGCGAGCTCGAAGTTTTTGAAATGATCGGCCGCGGCATCACCACCCGGCAGATCGCGGCGAAGTTGGAACTGAGTCCGAAGACGGTCGAGACGTACCGTGAGAACATCAAAGCCAAACTGAATCTCCCCAACGGCGCCGCTCTCACCCGACATGCCGTTCAATGGCTGCTCGAAAGCACGTGA
- a CDS encoding response regulator, whose translation MRVLVVDDVFANRLLVETLLSEHAHEITCADSGEAALAEFESKEFDVVLLDVNLPDISGRDVARKVRSTFESEGRPCPRLIAFTGTVEFDSDLQQVFEAVLTKPFRIEDLFALIDGRNTQPTEPEATTDGPAELETYDPHPALSVFSKPDRASQFVGWFIEDTEKLLSDLRSAIAASNRKAAKGAAHALKGLGASAKAESATAIARQLEVCLDTEGDNPEDCDKTDRLLREVIRQFEFVGSRLRAAVDPDVRSAGDRTG comes from the coding sequence ATGCGTGTTCTCGTTGTCGATGACGTGTTCGCAAATCGTTTGCTCGTTGAAACGTTACTCAGCGAACATGCGCACGAAATCACTTGCGCCGATTCCGGCGAGGCGGCACTGGCCGAATTCGAGTCCAAGGAATTTGACGTCGTGCTCCTTGATGTCAATCTTCCTGACATCTCCGGCAGGGACGTCGCCCGAAAGGTGAGGTCAACTTTCGAATCGGAGGGACGACCATGTCCGCGGTTGATCGCCTTTACCGGGACAGTCGAGTTTGACAGCGACCTTCAGCAGGTATTTGAAGCGGTGCTGACGAAGCCGTTCCGCATCGAAGATTTGTTCGCCCTTATCGACGGACGGAACACACAGCCGACTGAACCGGAGGCAACGACAGACGGGCCGGCCGAATTAGAGACGTACGATCCGCACCCCGCGTTGAGCGTGTTCAGCAAACCGGACCGAGCATCTCAATTCGTGGGGTGGTTCATCGAGGATACAGAGAAACTGCTATCCGACTTGCGGTCCGCGATTGCCGCCTCGAACCGCAAGGCGGCCAAGGGCGCCGCACACGCTCTTAAAGGTCTGGGTGCTTCGGCGAAGGCGGAATCAGCCACTGCGATCGCCCGGCAGCTTGAGGTTTGCCTCGACACCGAGGGCGATAATCCGGAAGACTGCGATAAAACGGACCGCCTTTTGCGTGAGGTCATCCGACAGTTTGAGTTCGTCGGGAGCCGCCTGCGTGCCGCTGTCGACCCGGATGTTCGGTCGGCTGGCGACCGGACCGGCTGA